The Brachyhypopomus gauderio isolate BG-103 chromosome 2, BGAUD_0.2, whole genome shotgun sequence genome contains a region encoding:
- the rps2 gene encoding small ribosomal subunit protein uS5, with amino-acid sequence MADDAGGRGGFRGGFGAGGRGRGRGRGRGRGRGRGARGGKSEDKEWVPVTKLGRLVKDMKIKSLEEIYLYSLPIKESEIIDFFLGSALKDEVLKIMPVQKQTRAGQRTRFKAFVAIGDYNGHVGLGVKCSKEVATAIRGAIILAKLSIIPVRRGYWGNKIGKPHTVPCKVTGRCGSVLVRLIPAPRGTGIVSAPVPKKLLMMAGIDDCYTSARGCTATLGNFAKATFDAISKTYSYLTPDLWKETVFTKSPYQEFTDHLAKTHTRVSVQRSQAALQAAT; translated from the exons ATGGCGGACGACGCCGGTGGTAGAGGAGGTTTCCGCGGAGGTTTCGGGGCTGGCGGCCGGGGTCGTGGTCGTGGACGGGGCCGAGGCCGCGGACGTGGTCGTGGAGCCCGTGGGGGCAAATCCGAGGACAAGGAG TGGGTGCCGGTGACCAAGCTTGGGCGTCTCGTGAAAGACATGAAGATCAAGTCCCTGGAGGAGATCTACCTGTATTCTCTCCCAATCAAG GAGTCAGAGATCATTGACTTCTTCTTGGGCTCAGCCCTGAAGGATGAGGTGCTGAAGATCATGCCTGTCCAGAAACAGACCAGGGCTGGTCAGCGCACCAGGTTCAAG GCCTTTGTTGCCATTGGTGACTACAATGGCCACGTTGGTCTGGGAGTGAAGTGCTCTAAGGAGGTGGCGACTGCCATCCGTGGAGCCATCATCCTGGCCAAGCTGTCCATCATTCCCGTCCGCAGAGGCTACTGGGGTAACAAGATCGGCAAACCTCACACCGTGCCCTGCAAG GTTACTGGCCGCTGCGGGTCTGTGCTGGTGCGTCTGATCCCTGCTCCCCGTGGTACTGGCATCGTGTCTGCCCCTGTCCCCAAGAAGTTGCTCATGATGGCTGGTATCGATGACTGCTACACTTCAGCCAGAGGGTGCACCGCTACACTGGGCAACTTCG CCAAGGCTACTTTTGATGCCATTTCCAAGACGTACAGCTACCTGACTCCTGATCTCTGGAAGGAAACGGTGTTCACAAAGTCTCCTTATCAG GAATTCACTGACCATCTAGCCAAAACTCACACCAGGGTCTCTGTACAGAGGAGCCAGGCCGCTCTTCAGGCAGCCACCTAA
- the LOC143508626 gene encoding large ribosomal subunit protein uL3-like: MKATPLPNWANNQFRVLTLCVTLSMTLRLALVRVSSCLASGPHTAMSHRKFHAPRHGHMGFLAHKRSKRHRGTVRCWPRDDPKRPVHLTAFLGYKAGMTHTLREVHRSAMKVSKREEVEAVTVIETPPVIVVGVVGYINTVKGLRSFKTIFAEHISDECKRRFYKNWYKSKKKAFTKYSKKWQDETGKKQLEKDFTMMKKYCSVIRAIVHSQMRLLPLRQKKAHVMEVQLNGGTVAEKVDWAREHFERPVPVSSVFGQDEVIDVIGVTKGHGMKGVTSRWHTKKLPRKTHKGLRKVACIGAWHPARVGYTIARAGQKGYHHRTELNKKIYRIGKGIHVQDGKMVHNNASTNYDTTQKTINPLGGFPHYGEVNNDFVMVKGCVVGTKKRVLTLRKSLLVQTSRKAKEAIELKFIDTTSKFGHGRFQTAQEKFAFMGPLKKHLLKKASDAPEQSQ, translated from the exons ATGAAAGCAACACCACTTCCTAACTGGGCCAACAACCAGTTTAGAGTTCTTACGCTCTGTGTCACCTTAAGTATGACTCTTAGATTAGCACTTGTCCGTGTCTCCTCTTGCCTTGCGTCAGGACCGCACACAGCCATG TCTCATCGTAAATTCCATGCCCCTCGTCATGGGCACATGGGATTTCTGGCCCACAAGCGGAGCAAGAGGCATCGTGGGACGGTGCGCTGCTGGCCCAGGGATGACCCCAAACGGCCTGTTCACCTCACGGCGTTCCTGGGCTACAAGGCTGGCATGACCCATACTCTGCGGGAGGTACACCGCAGTGCCATGA AGGTGTCCAAgcgagaggaggtggaggctgTCACCGTCATTGAGACTCCTCCTGTGattgtggtgggggtggttggaTACATCAACACGGTGAAGGGTCTGCGCTCTTTCAAGACCATCTTTGCTGAGCACATCAGTGATGAGTGCAAGCGCCGATTCTACAaaaactg GTATAAAAGCAAGAAGAAGGCCTTCACTAAATACAGCAAGAAATGGCAGGATGAAACAGGCAAAAAGCAGCTGGAGAAGGACTTTACAATGATGAAGAAATACTGTTCTGTGATCAGGGCCATTGTCCATTCTCAG ATGCGTCTGTTGCCTCTGAGACAGAAGAAGGCCCATGTCATGGAGGTGCAGCTGAACGGTGGCACCGTGGCTGAGAAGGTGGACTGGGCACGGGAGCACTTTGAGAGGCCCGTGCCCGTGTCCTCCGTCTTCGGCCAGGATGAGGTGATCGATGTGATCGGGGTCACTAAGGGCCATGGTATGAAGG GGGTGACTTCCCGCTGGCACACCAAGAAGCTGCCCAGGAAAACCCACAAGGGCCTGAGGAAAGTGGCCTGCATCGGAGCCTGGCATCCAGCCCGCGTGGGCTACACCATCGCCCGTGCCGGGCAGAAGGGCTACCATCACCGCACCGAGCTCAACAAAAAG ATATACCGCATAGGGAAAGGGATTCATGTCCAGGATGGCAAAATGGTCCACAACAACGCCTCCACTAACTATGACACCACCCAGAAGACCATCAATCCACTG GGGGGGTTCCCTCATTACGGGGAAGTAAACAATGACTTTGTGATGGTGAAAGGATGTGTAGTTGGAACAAAGAAACGAGTTCTTACTCTCAGGAAG TCTTTGCTTGTCCAAACTTCACGCAAGGCCAAGGAGGCCATTGAGCTTAAGTTCATTGACACCACCTCCAAGTTCGGGCATGGACGCTTCCAGACCGCACAGGAGAAGTTTGCTTTCATG GGCCCTCTGAAAAAACACCTCCTGAAAAAAGCATCAGATGCCCCAGAACAGTCTCAGTGA
- the LOC143508624 gene encoding testis-expressed protein 2-like isoform X2 — protein MLASAPDTSTEPPSLAAPRGIVKSSSSSSDTESTSAAPLKPKQSLGLVRSLSAEISQREPEACLSQSDSELHLQTRERPPPPPRPRSEDEGPSASTGPSSRGEHQPSLDTSLRAELEDTRRKLSEAMHEPLSMLSKIMGEEGVGTRAQRGVMSRDLPVSQGGVLEGTLVRGEAGGVCQHPEEASCETSPQETRRGLPELCRELPADGGRYEIRTCTNVMRVVKVKGHASSELTEPQQDRAGACLEPGRWLACVGLLTYSFFVLPLSSYLAGLSLGLACGFMMGLGVMLMLAPRRLTTTRKPTPSHDDRPSADSTSRGQSGVLQGWMNETCAYDPETFHPSLCHPVYATLHSCCLRLAYPPASGPHRAIEGEPTHDATFTRTRCFRLTNSKVSLLPSALAKKRMWNKKYPICIVRAEEEECGEEDGCGEDVRSSKRAEEEAEDEEQPRRAQREGRGSATLYLFARTGREKEEWYQHLLLAVRAEPQGMLGHSGVRTEGSITEGSCLACPDDLSSMLAQRELAGSLRSSSEQGPRCRGGRPAWLNALIGRVFWDFLREHYWAEQVAHKIQNKLSRIRLPYFMNKLALAELDMGTCMPQVLSTSKPLVDHRGLWLELEVVYAGSLQMTLETKLKLCNLGRENVSETDSNAEPSRLAGSRVCVIEDSDEESSSAGSSDEEDPVPSESQGTLGNIPPHADGHGGGSRRRKILRFVDKITQSKYFQKATENEYIKRKIEEVSNTPLLLTVEVLELSGTLAVNVPPPPTDRIWYSFRVPPRLELRVRPMLGEREVTFTHVTQWIERKLQCEFQKVFVMPNMDDLYLPLMSSGVDSPDMSLHSLGEHQDGLLCQGSE, from the exons tcctccgacaCGGAGTCTACCTCGGCCGCCCCACTGAAGCCTAAGCAGTCTCTTGGACTCGTCCGGTCGCTCTCCGCCGAGATCTCGCAGCGGGAGCCTGAAGCTTGCCTCTCCCAGTCTGACTCCGAGCTCCACCTGCAGACACGTGAGCGGCCGCCTCCACCACCCAGGCCGCGGTCTGAGGATGAGGGGCCCTCAGCTTCCACGGGGCCCTCGTCACGAGGAGAACACCAGCCCAGCCTGGACACCTCCCTCAGGGCCGAGCTGGAGGACACACGGCGTAAGCTGTCAGAAGCCATGCACGAGCCTCTCAGCATGCTTAGCAAAATCATGGGCGAGGAGGGTGTCGGCACCAGAGCCCAGAGGGGGGTGATGTCCAGGGATCTGCCTGTGTCCCAGGGTGGCGTGCTGGAAGGGACACTCGTTCGGGGAGAGGCCGGAGGGGTGTGCCAGCACCCAGAGGAAGCTTCCTGTGAAACTTCACCGCAGGAGACCAGGAGAGGACTGCCCGAGCTCTGCCGCGAGCTGCCCGCTGACGGCGGCCGCTACGAGATCCGCACCTGCACCAACGTCATGCGCGTCGTGAAGGTTAAAGGTCACGCAAGCTCAGAGCTCACAGAGCCACAGCAGGACAGGGCTGGAGCGTGTTTGGAACCGGGCAGGTGGCTGGCCTGCGTGGGTTTGCTGACCTACAGTTTCTTTGTGCTGCCGCTCTCGTCATACCTGGCAGGGCTGTCTTTGGGCTTGGCCTGCGGGTTCATGATGGGCCTGGGGGTGATGCTGATGCTAGCGCCACGGCGACTGACCACCACCCGTAAGCCGACTCCCTCCCACGACGACAGGCCATCTGCAGACTccaccagcagagggcagagCGGGGTGCTGCAG GGCTGGATGAACGAGACGTGTGCTTACGACCCGGAGACGTTCCACCCGTCACTGTGCCACCCGGTCTACGCCACGCTCCACAGCTGCTGCCTTCGCCTGGCATACCCGCCGGCCAGCGGGCCACACCGCGCTATCGAGGGTGAACCCACGCACGATGCCACGTTCACACGCACGCGCTGTTTCCGGCTGACCAATAGCAAG GTGTCTCTGCTGCCATCGGCTTTGGCCAAGAAGCGCATGTGGAATAAGAAGTACCCCATCTGCATCGTGCgggctgaggaagaggagtgcGGAGAGGAAGACGGGTGTGGTGAGGACGTGCGAAGCAGCAAGCGGGCGGAGGAAGAGGCCGAGGACGAGGAGCAGCCCCGGCGGGCACagagggaggggcggggcagcgCCACGCTCTACCTGTTCGCCCGCACGGGCCGGGAGAAGGAGGAGTGGTACCAGCACCTGCTGCTGGCGGTGCGGGCGGAGCCCCAGGGCATGCTGGGACACAGCGGTGTGAGGACAG AGGGGAGCATCACTGAAGGCTCGTGTCTGGCCTGTCCTGATGACCTGAGCTCTATGCTGGCTCAGAGGGAGCTGGCTGGCTCG CTGCGGTCGTCCAGCGAGCAGGGCCCGAGGTGCAGAGGGGGGCGGCCGGCCTGGCTTAACGCCCTGATCGGGAGGGTCTTCTGGGACTTCCTTCGAGAGCACTACTGGGCTGAGCAGGTGGCCCACAAGATCCAGAATAAACTGAGCAGGATCAGG TTGCCATACTTCATGAACAAGCTGGCCCTAGCTGAGCTGGATATGGGCACCTGCATGCCACAAGTATTGAGCACCTCCAAACCTTTGGTGGATCACAGAG gcctgtGGCTGGAGCTGGAGGTGGTGTATGCTGGCTCACTCCAGATGACCCTGGAGACCAAACTGAAGCTGTGTAATCTGGGCAGAGAAAACGTGTCTGAGACAGACAGCAACGCAGAGCCCTCGAGACTGGCGGG CTCCAGGGTGTGTGTTATTGAAGACAGTGATGAGGAGTCTTCTAGTGCAGGCTCTTCTGATGAAGAGGACCCAGTGCCCTCTGAGTCTCAGGGAACTTTGGGAAATATACCCCCACATGCTGATGG ACATGGTGGTGGGAGCAGAAGAAGGAAAATTCTGCGCTTTGTGGACAAGATTACCCAGTCAAAGTACTTCCAGAAAGCCACAGAGAATGAGTACATCAAGAGGAAGATTGAAGAGGTTTCCAACACTCCACTACTACTCACTGTGGAAGTGCTGGAACTCTCTGGAACTCTGGCTGTCAACGTTCCACCGCCCCCTACTGACCGTATATG gtacagTTTCCGTGTGCCTCCGAGGCTAGAGCTACGAGTCAGGCCCAtgctgggtgagagagaggttaCTTTCACTCATGTCACTCAGTGGATAGAGAGGAAACTGCAGTGTGAGTTTCAG AAAGTTTTTGTGATGCCCAACATGGATGACTTATACCTTCCTCTCATGTCTTCTGGAGTGGACAGTCCTGACATGTCCCTGCATTCTTTAGGAGAACATCAAGACGGACTGTTGTGCCAAGGCTCGGAGTGA
- the LOC143508624 gene encoding testis-expressed protein 2-like isoform X3, whose product MLASAPDTSTEPPSLAAPRGIVKSSSSSSDTESTSAAPLKPKQSLGLVRSLSAEISQREPEACLSQSDSELHLQTRERPPPPPRPRSEDEGPSASTGPSSRGEHQPSLDTSLRAELEDTRRKLSEAMHEPLSMLSKIMGEEGVGTRAQRGVMSRDLPVSQGGVLEGTLVRGEAGGVCQHPEEASCETSPQETRRGLPELCRELPADGGRYEIRTCTNVMRVVKVKGHASSELTEPQQDRAGACLEPGRWLACVGLLTYSFFVLPLSSYLAGLSLGLACGFMMGLGVMLMLAPRRLTTTRKPTPSHDDRPSADSTSRGQSGVLQGWMNETCAYDPETFHPSLCHPVYATLHSCCLRLAYPPASGPHRAIEGEPTHDATFTRTRCFRLTNSKVSLLPSALAKKRMWNKKYPICIVRAEEEECGEEDGCGEDVRSSKRAEEEAEDEEQPRRAQREGRGSATLYLFARTGREKEEWYQHLLLAVRAEPQGMLGHSGVRTEGSITEGSCLACPDDLSSMLAQRELAGSVRERLLLDYSSYMAHFGAAENSSLPGTPWPSRPDSPTNTLTLRSSSEQGPRCRGGRPAWLNALIGRVFWDFLREHYWAEQVAHKIQNKLSRIRLPYFMNKLALAELDMGTCMPQVLSTSKPLVDHRGLWLELEVVYAGSLQMTLETKLKLCNLGRENVSETDSNAEPSRLAGSRVCVIEDSDEESSSAGSSDEEDPVPSESQGTLGNIPPHADGHGGGSRRRKILRFVDKITQSKYFQKATENEYIKRKIEEVSNTPLLLTVEVLELSGTLAVNVPPPPTDRIWYSFRVPPRLELRVRPMLGEREVTFTHVTQWIERKLQ is encoded by the exons tcctccgacaCGGAGTCTACCTCGGCCGCCCCACTGAAGCCTAAGCAGTCTCTTGGACTCGTCCGGTCGCTCTCCGCCGAGATCTCGCAGCGGGAGCCTGAAGCTTGCCTCTCCCAGTCTGACTCCGAGCTCCACCTGCAGACACGTGAGCGGCCGCCTCCACCACCCAGGCCGCGGTCTGAGGATGAGGGGCCCTCAGCTTCCACGGGGCCCTCGTCACGAGGAGAACACCAGCCCAGCCTGGACACCTCCCTCAGGGCCGAGCTGGAGGACACACGGCGTAAGCTGTCAGAAGCCATGCACGAGCCTCTCAGCATGCTTAGCAAAATCATGGGCGAGGAGGGTGTCGGCACCAGAGCCCAGAGGGGGGTGATGTCCAGGGATCTGCCTGTGTCCCAGGGTGGCGTGCTGGAAGGGACACTCGTTCGGGGAGAGGCCGGAGGGGTGTGCCAGCACCCAGAGGAAGCTTCCTGTGAAACTTCACCGCAGGAGACCAGGAGAGGACTGCCCGAGCTCTGCCGCGAGCTGCCCGCTGACGGCGGCCGCTACGAGATCCGCACCTGCACCAACGTCATGCGCGTCGTGAAGGTTAAAGGTCACGCAAGCTCAGAGCTCACAGAGCCACAGCAGGACAGGGCTGGAGCGTGTTTGGAACCGGGCAGGTGGCTGGCCTGCGTGGGTTTGCTGACCTACAGTTTCTTTGTGCTGCCGCTCTCGTCATACCTGGCAGGGCTGTCTTTGGGCTTGGCCTGCGGGTTCATGATGGGCCTGGGGGTGATGCTGATGCTAGCGCCACGGCGACTGACCACCACCCGTAAGCCGACTCCCTCCCACGACGACAGGCCATCTGCAGACTccaccagcagagggcagagCGGGGTGCTGCAG GGCTGGATGAACGAGACGTGTGCTTACGACCCGGAGACGTTCCACCCGTCACTGTGCCACCCGGTCTACGCCACGCTCCACAGCTGCTGCCTTCGCCTGGCATACCCGCCGGCCAGCGGGCCACACCGCGCTATCGAGGGTGAACCCACGCACGATGCCACGTTCACACGCACGCGCTGTTTCCGGCTGACCAATAGCAAG GTGTCTCTGCTGCCATCGGCTTTGGCCAAGAAGCGCATGTGGAATAAGAAGTACCCCATCTGCATCGTGCgggctgaggaagaggagtgcGGAGAGGAAGACGGGTGTGGTGAGGACGTGCGAAGCAGCAAGCGGGCGGAGGAAGAGGCCGAGGACGAGGAGCAGCCCCGGCGGGCACagagggaggggcggggcagcgCCACGCTCTACCTGTTCGCCCGCACGGGCCGGGAGAAGGAGGAGTGGTACCAGCACCTGCTGCTGGCGGTGCGGGCGGAGCCCCAGGGCATGCTGGGACACAGCGGTGTGAGGACAG AGGGGAGCATCACTGAAGGCTCGTGTCTGGCCTGTCCTGATGACCTGAGCTCTATGCTGGCTCAGAGGGAGCTGGCTGGCTCGGTGAGAGAGCGCCTCCTGCTGGACTACAGCTCCTACATGGCCCACTTTGGTGCAGCAGAGAACAGCAGCCTGCCGGGCACACCGTGGCCCAGCCGGCCTGACAGCCCCACCAACACACTGACG CTGCGGTCGTCCAGCGAGCAGGGCCCGAGGTGCAGAGGGGGGCGGCCGGCCTGGCTTAACGCCCTGATCGGGAGGGTCTTCTGGGACTTCCTTCGAGAGCACTACTGGGCTGAGCAGGTGGCCCACAAGATCCAGAATAAACTGAGCAGGATCAGG TTGCCATACTTCATGAACAAGCTGGCCCTAGCTGAGCTGGATATGGGCACCTGCATGCCACAAGTATTGAGCACCTCCAAACCTTTGGTGGATCACAGAG gcctgtGGCTGGAGCTGGAGGTGGTGTATGCTGGCTCACTCCAGATGACCCTGGAGACCAAACTGAAGCTGTGTAATCTGGGCAGAGAAAACGTGTCTGAGACAGACAGCAACGCAGAGCCCTCGAGACTGGCGGG CTCCAGGGTGTGTGTTATTGAAGACAGTGATGAGGAGTCTTCTAGTGCAGGCTCTTCTGATGAAGAGGACCCAGTGCCCTCTGAGTCTCAGGGAACTTTGGGAAATATACCCCCACATGCTGATGG ACATGGTGGTGGGAGCAGAAGAAGGAAAATTCTGCGCTTTGTGGACAAGATTACCCAGTCAAAGTACTTCCAGAAAGCCACAGAGAATGAGTACATCAAGAGGAAGATTGAAGAGGTTTCCAACACTCCACTACTACTCACTGTGGAAGTGCTGGAACTCTCTGGAACTCTGGCTGTCAACGTTCCACCGCCCCCTACTGACCGTATATG gtacagTTTCCGTGTGCCTCCGAGGCTAGAGCTACGAGTCAGGCCCAtgctgggtgagagagaggttaCTTTCACTCATGTCACTCAGTGGATAGAGAGGAAACTGCAGT AA
- the LOC143508624 gene encoding testis-expressed protein 2-like isoform X1 encodes MLASAPDTSTEPPSLAAPRGIVKSSSSSSDTESTSAAPLKPKQSLGLVRSLSAEISQREPEACLSQSDSELHLQTRERPPPPPRPRSEDEGPSASTGPSSRGEHQPSLDTSLRAELEDTRRKLSEAMHEPLSMLSKIMGEEGVGTRAQRGVMSRDLPVSQGGVLEGTLVRGEAGGVCQHPEEASCETSPQETRRGLPELCRELPADGGRYEIRTCTNVMRVVKVKGHASSELTEPQQDRAGACLEPGRWLACVGLLTYSFFVLPLSSYLAGLSLGLACGFMMGLGVMLMLAPRRLTTTRKPTPSHDDRPSADSTSRGQSGVLQGWMNETCAYDPETFHPSLCHPVYATLHSCCLRLAYPPASGPHRAIEGEPTHDATFTRTRCFRLTNSKVSLLPSALAKKRMWNKKYPICIVRAEEEECGEEDGCGEDVRSSKRAEEEAEDEEQPRRAQREGRGSATLYLFARTGREKEEWYQHLLLAVRAEPQGMLGHSGVRTEGSITEGSCLACPDDLSSMLAQRELAGSVRERLLLDYSSYMAHFGAAENSSLPGTPWPSRPDSPTNTLTLRSSSEQGPRCRGGRPAWLNALIGRVFWDFLREHYWAEQVAHKIQNKLSRIRLPYFMNKLALAELDMGTCMPQVLSTSKPLVDHRGLWLELEVVYAGSLQMTLETKLKLCNLGRENVSETDSNAEPSRLAGSRVCVIEDSDEESSSAGSSDEEDPVPSESQGTLGNIPPHADGHGGGSRRRKILRFVDKITQSKYFQKATENEYIKRKIEEVSNTPLLLTVEVLELSGTLAVNVPPPPTDRIWYSFRVPPRLELRVRPMLGEREVTFTHVTQWIERKLQCEFQKVFVMPNMDDLYLPLMSSGVDSPDMSLHSLGEHQDGLLCQGSE; translated from the exons tcctccgacaCGGAGTCTACCTCGGCCGCCCCACTGAAGCCTAAGCAGTCTCTTGGACTCGTCCGGTCGCTCTCCGCCGAGATCTCGCAGCGGGAGCCTGAAGCTTGCCTCTCCCAGTCTGACTCCGAGCTCCACCTGCAGACACGTGAGCGGCCGCCTCCACCACCCAGGCCGCGGTCTGAGGATGAGGGGCCCTCAGCTTCCACGGGGCCCTCGTCACGAGGAGAACACCAGCCCAGCCTGGACACCTCCCTCAGGGCCGAGCTGGAGGACACACGGCGTAAGCTGTCAGAAGCCATGCACGAGCCTCTCAGCATGCTTAGCAAAATCATGGGCGAGGAGGGTGTCGGCACCAGAGCCCAGAGGGGGGTGATGTCCAGGGATCTGCCTGTGTCCCAGGGTGGCGTGCTGGAAGGGACACTCGTTCGGGGAGAGGCCGGAGGGGTGTGCCAGCACCCAGAGGAAGCTTCCTGTGAAACTTCACCGCAGGAGACCAGGAGAGGACTGCCCGAGCTCTGCCGCGAGCTGCCCGCTGACGGCGGCCGCTACGAGATCCGCACCTGCACCAACGTCATGCGCGTCGTGAAGGTTAAAGGTCACGCAAGCTCAGAGCTCACAGAGCCACAGCAGGACAGGGCTGGAGCGTGTTTGGAACCGGGCAGGTGGCTGGCCTGCGTGGGTTTGCTGACCTACAGTTTCTTTGTGCTGCCGCTCTCGTCATACCTGGCAGGGCTGTCTTTGGGCTTGGCCTGCGGGTTCATGATGGGCCTGGGGGTGATGCTGATGCTAGCGCCACGGCGACTGACCACCACCCGTAAGCCGACTCCCTCCCACGACGACAGGCCATCTGCAGACTccaccagcagagggcagagCGGGGTGCTGCAG GGCTGGATGAACGAGACGTGTGCTTACGACCCGGAGACGTTCCACCCGTCACTGTGCCACCCGGTCTACGCCACGCTCCACAGCTGCTGCCTTCGCCTGGCATACCCGCCGGCCAGCGGGCCACACCGCGCTATCGAGGGTGAACCCACGCACGATGCCACGTTCACACGCACGCGCTGTTTCCGGCTGACCAATAGCAAG GTGTCTCTGCTGCCATCGGCTTTGGCCAAGAAGCGCATGTGGAATAAGAAGTACCCCATCTGCATCGTGCgggctgaggaagaggagtgcGGAGAGGAAGACGGGTGTGGTGAGGACGTGCGAAGCAGCAAGCGGGCGGAGGAAGAGGCCGAGGACGAGGAGCAGCCCCGGCGGGCACagagggaggggcggggcagcgCCACGCTCTACCTGTTCGCCCGCACGGGCCGGGAGAAGGAGGAGTGGTACCAGCACCTGCTGCTGGCGGTGCGGGCGGAGCCCCAGGGCATGCTGGGACACAGCGGTGTGAGGACAG AGGGGAGCATCACTGAAGGCTCGTGTCTGGCCTGTCCTGATGACCTGAGCTCTATGCTGGCTCAGAGGGAGCTGGCTGGCTCGGTGAGAGAGCGCCTCCTGCTGGACTACAGCTCCTACATGGCCCACTTTGGTGCAGCAGAGAACAGCAGCCTGCCGGGCACACCGTGGCCCAGCCGGCCTGACAGCCCCACCAACACACTGACG CTGCGGTCGTCCAGCGAGCAGGGCCCGAGGTGCAGAGGGGGGCGGCCGGCCTGGCTTAACGCCCTGATCGGGAGGGTCTTCTGGGACTTCCTTCGAGAGCACTACTGGGCTGAGCAGGTGGCCCACAAGATCCAGAATAAACTGAGCAGGATCAGG TTGCCATACTTCATGAACAAGCTGGCCCTAGCTGAGCTGGATATGGGCACCTGCATGCCACAAGTATTGAGCACCTCCAAACCTTTGGTGGATCACAGAG gcctgtGGCTGGAGCTGGAGGTGGTGTATGCTGGCTCACTCCAGATGACCCTGGAGACCAAACTGAAGCTGTGTAATCTGGGCAGAGAAAACGTGTCTGAGACAGACAGCAACGCAGAGCCCTCGAGACTGGCGGG CTCCAGGGTGTGTGTTATTGAAGACAGTGATGAGGAGTCTTCTAGTGCAGGCTCTTCTGATGAAGAGGACCCAGTGCCCTCTGAGTCTCAGGGAACTTTGGGAAATATACCCCCACATGCTGATGG ACATGGTGGTGGGAGCAGAAGAAGGAAAATTCTGCGCTTTGTGGACAAGATTACCCAGTCAAAGTACTTCCAGAAAGCCACAGAGAATGAGTACATCAAGAGGAAGATTGAAGAGGTTTCCAACACTCCACTACTACTCACTGTGGAAGTGCTGGAACTCTCTGGAACTCTGGCTGTCAACGTTCCACCGCCCCCTACTGACCGTATATG gtacagTTTCCGTGTGCCTCCGAGGCTAGAGCTACGAGTCAGGCCCAtgctgggtgagagagaggttaCTTTCACTCATGTCACTCAGTGGATAGAGAGGAAACTGCAGTGTGAGTTTCAG AAAGTTTTTGTGATGCCCAACATGGATGACTTATACCTTCCTCTCATGTCTTCTGGAGTGGACAGTCCTGACATGTCCCTGCATTCTTTAGGAGAACATCAAGACGGACTGTTGTGCCAAGGCTCGGAGTGA
- the ndufb10 gene encoding NADH dehydrogenase [ubiquinone] 1 beta subcomplex subunit 10, with translation MRIVEKGCAGGRTEGILFYFPSISEYKMPQDYDKDAYPEPPRQTPVVDKKTALPNTSLIISKLFYYSVDLPVTAFRDAIDSIRNKNKFHYYHQRFRRVPELTECQEGDFVCYYEAEMQWRRDYKVDQEIVKIVQHRARACQQREGGSYVQNCAREYQQFQEVARAFQSRYGDLGAYASARKCLMKQKERMMAKAQEA, from the exons ATGCGCATTGTTGAGAAAGGCTGTGCTGGAGGTCGAACGGAAGggattttgttttatttcccTTCTATTTCGGAATATAAAATGCCGCAGGATTATGATAAAGATGCGTACCCCGAGCCTCCGAGACAGACTCCAGTTGTGGATAAGAAGACTGCCCTACCTAATACATCTTTAATTATATCAAAGCTCTTCTACTATTCCGTGGACCTTCCCGTGACCGCGTTCAGAG ACGCCATCGACAGCATCCGGAACAAGAACAAGTTCCACTACTACCACCAGCGGTTCCGCCGGGTACCGGAGCTGACGGAGTGTCAGGAGGGAGACTTCGTGTGCTATTATGAAGCGGAGATGCAGTGGAGAAGGGATTA CAAAGTGGACCAGGAGATCGTGAAGATTGTGCAGCACCGCGCCCGGGCCTGCCAGCAGCGTGAGGGGGGCAGCTACGTGCAGAACTGCGCCAGGGAGTACCAGCAGTTCCAGGAGGTGGCCAGGGCTTTCCAGTCCCGCT ATGGGGACCTGGGAGCCTATGCCAGTGCCCGGAAGTGCTTAATGAAGCAGAAAGAGCGCATGATGGCCAAGGCACAGGAAGCATAA